In Schizosaccharomyces osmophilus chromosome 2, complete sequence, the following proteins share a genomic window:
- the nuf2 gene encoding Ndc80 complex subunit Nuf2, whose translation MSRRYIFPLLESEEILECIAGLGITFSKKELAQPTPQAVISLCEEFLDMFMGLTSQDLEDKANSLQETIENFDILRESLRFMIFYKITSQFMQSICVDDFSVQDLLKPTTNRLKRILSGVINFAKLREQQLLVFEPDIQKRESLIENYSLLNTQRQTLEQEVLLSQEKRDQNQIIIKQNEGRNDQLYQNLLEIKRICSQTKAEYDQIKQEALELKVKHLELESLISDTLQMTEQLQASIVHSPEKLQIRILDMSDRVQLDRTQQFELDKKSKYLQSKLNELSLTETDMNACVKILEECLVEVDKLEHASNLLSSNQELCEQVDINKRKLEFRKEQLLKQLSNAQEKLQHEQQSRNQKLETAKQRMDQIKEEYQELLQIKSQKAQEADHKQTVIEMTEKQMADMRRELESQSSIISIEFEKLKAHVELYIAELLHTIRRSQ comes from the coding sequence ATGTCGCGAAGATACATTTTCCCATTATTGGAATCAGAAGAGATTTTGGAATGCATAGCAGGTTTGGGAATTACTTTcagtaaaaaagaacttgcTCAGCCAACTCCTCAAGCTGTTATTTCCTTGTGTGAAGAATTCCTTGACATGTTTATGGGGCTGACTAGTCAGGATTTAGAAGACAAGGCGAATTCGCTACAGGAAACAATCGAaaattttgatattttaCGCGAATCACTAAGATTTATGATTTTCTATAAAATTACAAGTCAATTTATGCAAAGCATATGTGTTGATGACTTTTCCGTTCAAGATTTATTAAAGCCCACTACCAATCGGTTAAAACGAATTCTCTCCGGTGTAATTAATTTTGCGAAACTCAGGGAACAACAGTTATTAGTTTTTGAACCCGACATCCAGAAACGAGAAAgtttaattgaaaattattCCCTACTTAATACCCAAAGGCAAACCCTTGAACAGGAAGTTTTGCTAAGCCAGGAAAAACGAGACCAAAATCAaattattataaaacagaatgaaggaagaaatgATCAACTCTATCAGaatcttttggaaataaAACGGATCTGTTCGCAAACGAAAGCCGAATACGATCAAATAAAACAGGAAGCACTTGAGTTGAAGGTAAAGCATCTCGAATTAGAATCATTAATTTCAGATACATTACAAATGACGGAGCAATTACAAGCTTCTATTGTGCATTCCCCCgaaaaacttcaaataAGGATTTTGGATATGTCAGATCGTGTCCAGTTGGATCGTACACAGCAGTTTGAACTGGATAAGAAATCAAAGTATCTTCAGTCAAAACTTAATGAACTATCTCTGACAGAAACGGATATGAATGCTTGTGTGAAAATACTAGAAGAATGTTTGGTCGAAGTGGACAAGCTTGAGCACGCTTCAAACCTTCTATCATCAAATCAGGAACTTTGTGAACAAGTCGATATCAATAAAAGGAAACTAGAGTTTCGTAAGGAACAGCTTTTAAAGCAGTTATCAAATGCACAAGAAAAATTGCAACACGAACAACAATCCAGAAACCAAAAGTTAGAAACGGCAAAACAAAGGATGGATCAAATCAAGGAAGAGTACCAAGAACTACTCCAAATTAAATCACAGAAAGCTCAAGAAGCCGACCACAAGCAAACAGTAATTGAAATGacagaaaagcaaatggcGGATATGAGAAGAGAACTAGAGTCACAAAGTTCCATAATTAGCATcgaatttgaaaagctgAAAGCTCATGTTGAGCTTTACATCGCTGAGCTCTTGCATACCATTCGCCGTTCGCAATAG
- the uch1 gene encoding ubiquitin C-terminal hydrolase Uch1, with product MWKPLENNPEILEPYLRKLGISNASAFDLFTLDEIPEYIPRPVGALLLVLPSPGKFDKSQKESKLLSADSKEVVWFPQLVSNACGTVALMHAIANGSLSKKNNESEFTNVLLKNAREQTADQRANMLKDSEAVAKLHAEFAGEPDDEEEGDEEDETDLHYLCFVKGTQADDRHFYELDGRREGPIQHPEIENDVLDPKVFSVIKGYIEKTNSPYFSLVAITTTGDN from the coding sequence ATGTGGAAGCCACTGGAAAATAATCCTGAGATTTTAGAACCTTACTTGAGAAAACTAGGAATTTCAAATGCAAGCGCATTTGACTTATTTACGTTGGATGAAATTCCTGAATATATTCCTCGTCCTGTAGGAGCACTTTTGTTGGTTCTTCCATCTCCTGGTAAATTTGATAAATCTCagaaagaatcaaaacttttatcAGCTGATTCCAAAGAAGTGGTTTGGTTTCCTCAACTTGTATCCAATGCCTGTGGTACTGTTGCTTTGATGCATGCCATAGCAAATGGAAGcctttccaagaaaaataacGAGTCAGAATTTACAAatgttcttttaaaaaatgctAGAGAACAGACGGCTGACCAAAGAGCAAACATGTTGAAAGACTCTGAAGCGGTAGCCAAACTTCACGCAGAATTCGCTGGTGAACCCGatgacgaagaagaaggagatgaagaagatgaaacaGACCTTCATTACCTTTGCTTTGTCAAGGGAACACAGGCGGACGATCGCCATTTTTATGAACTGGACGGCCGTCGCGAAGGACCAATTCAACACCCTGAAATCGAAAACGACGTGTTAGACCCTAAAGTATTTTCCGTGATAAAGGGCTACATAGAAAAGACCAATTCTCCTTACTTTTCCCTAGTAGCCATTACGACTACCGGCGACAACTAA
- a CDS encoding tropomyosin, protein MDKLREKINAARAETDEAVSRAEASEAKLKELEHQMSVKEQEYDSLSRKHEASESRLEEVEEEMKDLRIKADDETGQKSEVEQLSRKIELLEEELETNDKLLRDTTEKMRQTDVKAEHFERRVQSLEHERDDLEQKLEDMTDKYAKIKAELDEVHQALEDL, encoded by the exons ATGGATAAACTTAGAGAA aaaatcAACGCTGCTCGTGCCGAAACAGACGAAGCTGTCTCACGCGCCGAAGCTTCAGAAGCCAAGTTGAAAGAACTGGAACACCAAATGTCAGTCAAAGAACAAGAATATGATTCCCTTTCTAGAAAACACGAAGCCTCTGAGTCTCGCTTagaagaagttgaagaggaaatgaaagatttaCGCATAAAGGCCGACGACGAAACTGGCCAAAAGAGTGAAGTTGAGCAACTTTCCCGAAAGATTGAGCTTTTAGAGGAAGAGCTTGAAACTAATGATAAGCTTCTTCGCGATACCACAGAGAAGATGCGTCAAACAGATGTCAAGGCTGAACATTTCGAGCGACGCGTTCAGTCATTGGAACATGAGCGTGATGACTTGGAACAAAAGCTTGAAGACATGACCGACAAATACGCAAAGATCAAGGCTGAATTAGACGAGGTACACCAAGCATTGGAAGATCTATAG
- the pan1 gene encoding actin cortical patch component, with EF hand and WH2 motif Panl, which translates to MSYPNPMNGAPYGYGTNGGMQPNMTGYGIPINQGNTGFQQGGYPYQQGYLTGGYPGTRSALPFQQTGSMNAMNTGYGYPSQPMTYANPPAPPTFPSQMTGYNGMMNTGMPPMGYVQPQRTGSAPAPPMGGFVQPQKTGSQPFNPMNSFIQPQQTGSALPQATGFVQPQRTGSAPQGFFPQQTGGFMQYPGNNGQPFNNPMSDYMQPQKTGGFDSFMQPQKTGTMFSQPTLQPQRTGTFVNQPGFAQPQTIGMAPQSTGFIQPQPTGPFASFVQPQVTTMPTPAALLKPQKTGQIHVSHAMDTRLSFITASDQEKFEKLFRSAVGNEEAMSADIAKAILVRSKLSTPTLSKIWSLSDTTRSGHLLFPQFVLAMYLCNLGLTGKPIPDKVPDNILGEVNSMVDVISFSLDDSSSQYAQPVSQGNAQQMAAQMFNGFQQAAGIPSQITGMFPQQTGMQPQMTGFQQPMMPQRTGGMPPQMTGGMPPMMPQRTGGMPSQMTGGMPPMMPQRTGGMPPQMTGGMPPMMPQRTGGMPPQMTGGMPPMMPQRTGGMPPQMTGGMPPMMPQRTGGMPPQMTGGMPPMMPQRTGGMPPQMTGGMPPMMPQRTGGMPPQMTGGMPPMMPQRTGGMPPQATGGMPPMMPQRTGGMPPQMTGGMPPMMPQRTGGMPPQATGSMPPMMPQRTGGMPPQMTGGMPPMMPQRTGGMPPQAAGGMPPMMPQRTGGMQPMMPQRTGSMPPMMHQQTGSLMAQPTGVPGQWGFINTPLSNLPGIEALGEQMMPNASDGSLTRNFTGKKDIPWAISKEEKRIYDQIFDAWDKEKKGTLGGNAVLEIFGQSKLSRSELEHLWSLCDHGDKGCLDRDEFSVALHLIYRKLNGNAIPSQLPPELIPPSTRNIEASLNQVKNLIKNDTSTRRPFSNENVSRLKKNSFYDNDSTLSDKDATLYKFNDSSVPAYVSNSRRRAYSKDKPDALPPSTGSLDEVNDKTEHLKKNIHEKEIFLNALEEKKATHSDVSDNAFLINRIKSIHNEINQALVKQKSPEADSLNSRLNALSSKVTQLVSEVDAADNKLDDFSSSIQKSSGEVDFNDVAAKVSNIEQQRNASKDLLKQLKTSIDSIELEARKQLVPFSKMDNEWLENNMLDESVKKTMKDLPPAVQPQERTVVEPKSDVVQPEAAAPSTLESKPVAERGGSTSVPDVEDRAARIKSEAQRRMNERLAAMGIKPRQQRSVSGNSSASPSMITVTNEAPQLKEQFSNLSINSKDEPSVSSFNTAPSNQEKSQNVNGNKAGENFVERKQIQESVTKPEHVRRDSVSPVSSGSSTSSVKEATASSPQRVPSRDAKPSSTPSGAHSALSFEPVTQLPSTHSTPAPEAISTSNVEQPTSTPQPPPLSMAPPMPVNAPSVPRPSSTPQQVPPVPKESVSPTPPLPSGTSNTSQPSTAPQQLSFVPPAPPAPPTPSTPPVTNPTSAPPPVPAVPAPSLPPQDQKQVNTSAMESAFQPQVKQPDASSQAPSSKAAPAIPAVPPPSAPPAPPASSGFNPFSKFPPAPPAPKMSGNDSDNWSQHEDEEDSEDDAQSSKDAAALAAKLFGGMAPVRPLSTSPVKPRSTSTTPSLAPPAPPSAPPAAPPAPPAPPAPPSAPPSAPPAAPPAPPTSVPAPIATVPGDRGPLLNQIQAGTRLRKSVTNDKSRPLGGRVIDGSSNGDKSAWYGNLS; encoded by the coding sequence ATGTCATATCCGAACCCGATGAACGGCGCACCGTACGGATATGGCACGAACGGTGGCATGCAGCCCAATATGACTGGCTACGGCATACCAATAAACCAAGGAAATACTGGATTTCAGCAAGGTGGCTATCCTTACCAACAGGGTTATTTAACTGGCGGGTATCCCGGAACCAGATCAGCGTTGCCATTTCAACAAACTGGATCCATGAATGCCATGAACACTGGCTATGGATATCCATCACAGCCTATGACTTATGCAAATCCACCTGCACCGCCAACTTTTCCATCTCAAATGACCGGCTACAATGGAATGATGAATACAGGAATGCCACCTATGGGTTACGTACAACCTCAAAGAACCGGCAGTGCTCCAGCACCACCGATGGGTGGCTTCGTGCAACCTCAAAAAACTGGCAGTCAACCGTTTAATCCAATGAATAGCTTTATACAGCCCCAGCAAACCGGAAGTGCTTTACCTCAAGCAACTGGCTTCGTGCAGCCCCAAAGAACTGGGAGCGCTCCTCAAGGTTTTTTTCCTCAGCAAACAGGAGGTTTTATGCAGTATCCTGGAAACAATGGTCAACCTTTTAATAATCCAATGAGTGACTATATGCAACCTCAGAAAACTGGCGGTTTTGACTCTTTCATGCAACCACAAAAAACGGGTACAATGTTCTCGCAACCCACATTACAACCCCAAAGGACTGGTACTTTCGTGAACCAACCCGGTTTCGCTCAACCTCAAACTATTGGTATGGCCCCTCAAAGTACTGGATTTATTCAACCCCAACCAACTGGtccttttgcttcctttGTACAACCTCAGGTAACGACCATGCCAACACCAGCTGCACTTTTAAAGCCTCAAAAAACCGGTCAAATCCACGTTAGTCATGCTATGGATACTagactttcttttatcaCGGCTTCAgaccaagaaaaatttgaaaaattgttCCGCTCTGCAGTTGGTAATGAAGAAGCTATGTCTGCTGACATTGCTAAAGCTATTCTCGTTCGTTCAAAGCTCTCTACACCCACTCTTTCTAAAATTTGGTCTTTGTCTGACACCACTCGATCGGGGCATTTATTATTCCCACAATTCGTTTTGGCTATGTATTTATGTAATTTGGGTCTTACCGGAAAGCCCATTCCGGATAAGGTACCAGACAATATTCTTGGTGAGGTAAATTCAATGGTTGAtgtcatttctttttctttagatGATAGCTCTTCTCAGTATGCTCAGCCAGTTTCTCAAGGTAATGCTCAACAGATGGCTGCTCAAATGTTCAACGGTTTTCAGCAAGCCGCAGGAATTCCATCCCAAATTACAGGAATGTTTCCTCAACAAACTGGAATGCAACCTCAAATGACTGGCTTCCAACAACCAATGATGCCTCAAAGAACTGGTGGAATGCCTCCCCAGATGACCGGTGGTATGCCGCCGATGATGCCTCAGAGAACTGGTGGTATGCCTTCCCAGATGACCGGTGGTATGCCACCGATGATGCCTCAGAGAACTGGTGGAATGCCTCCCCAGATGACCGGTGGTATGCCACCAATGATGCCTCAAAGAACTGGTGGAATGCCTCCCCAGATGACCGGTGGTATGCCGCCGATGATGCCTCAGAGAACTGGTGGAATGCCTCCCCAGATGACCGGTGGTATGCCGCCGATGATGCCTCAGAGAACTGGTGGAATGCCTCCCCAGATGACCGGTGGTATGCCACCGATGATGCCTCAGAGAACTGGTGGAATGCCTCCCCAGATGACCGGTGGTATGCCACCGATGATGCCTCAGAGAACTGGTGGAATGCCTCCCCAGATGACCGGTGGTATGCCGCCGATGATGCCTCAACGTACTGGGGGTATGCCTCCACAAGCGACAGGTGGCATGCCACCAATGATGCCTCAAAGAACTGGTGGAATGCCTCCTCAGATGACCGGCGGTATGCCACCAATGATGCCTCAAAGAACTGGTGGAATGCCTCCACAAGCGACAGGTAGTATGCCACCAATGATGCCTCAAAGAACTGGTGGAATGCCTCCTCAGATGACCGGCGGTATGCCACCAATGATGCCTCAAAGAACTGGTGGAATGCCTCCACAAGCGGCAGGCGGCATGCCGCCGATGATGCCTCAGAGAACAGGAGGAATGCAACCGATGATGCCTCAAAGGACAGGTAGCATGCCGCCAATGATGCATCAGCAAACTGGAAGTCTTATGGCTCAACCTACTGGGGTTCCAGGGCAATGGGGATTTATTAATACTCCTTTAAGTAATCTTCCTGGTATTGAAGCTTTGGGAGAACAAATGATGCCGAATGCATCTGACGGTAGCTTAACTCGCAACTTTACAGGGAAAAAAGACATACCTTGGGCTATTAGCAAAGAAGAGAAGCGTATTTATGATCAAATCTTCGATGCTTGggataaagaaaagaaaggtaCTCTTGGTGGAAATGCCGTATTGGAAATCTTTGGACAAAGCAAGTTATCTCGTTCTGAACTTGAACATCTGTGGAGTCTCTGCGATCATGGCGACAAAGGTTGTTTAGACCGTGATGAATTTTCGGTTGCTCTTCACCTTATATATAGAAAATTAAATGGTAACGCGATCCCCTCTCAGCTACCTCCTGAATTAATTCCGCCTTCTACCAGAAATATTGAAGCTTCTTTGAACCAAGTGAAGAAtctaataaaaaatgatacTTCAACACGCCGGCCATTCAGCAATGAAAACGTAAGCaggttgaagaaaaattcattttatgaTAACGATAGTACCTTAAGTGACAAGGATGCTACgctttataaatttaacGATTCCAGTGTACCGGCTTATGTGTCTAATTCGAGAAGAAGAGCTTACTCTAAAGATAAGCCCGATGCTTTACCTCCCTCAACCGGTTCGCTTGATGAAGTAAATGACAAAACAGAgcatttgaagaaaaatattcacgaaaaagaaatttttttgaatgctTTAGaggagaaaaaagcaaCCCACTCAGATGTTTCTGACAACGCCTTCCTAATCAATCGCATCAAATCTATTCATAACGAAATTAATCAAGCGCTTGTTAAGCAAAAGTCTCCAGAAGCGGATAGTCTGAATTCACGCCTCAACGCATTAAGTTCGAAGGTTACTCAACTTGTTTCTGAGGTAGATGCTGCTGACAACAAATTAGATGATTTTTCCTCAAGTATTCAAAAATCTAGCGGGGAAGTTGATTTTAATGACGTTGCTGCAAAAGTAAGTAATATTGAACAGCAAAGAAATGCGTCAAAGGATTTACTTAAGCAACTAAAAACCTCTATTGATTCCATTGAGTTGGAAGCACGTAAGCAGTTGGTTCCATTCAGCAAAATGGACAATGAATGGTTGGAGAATAATATGTTGGATGAGTCTGTTAAGAAGACTATGAAAGATCTTCCGCCGGCTGTTCAACCGCAAGAGCGTACCGTTGTCGAACCAAAATCTGATGTCGTCCAACCTGAAGCTGCAGCACCTTCCACTCTTGAATCCAAACCCGTAGCCGAGAGGGGAGGCTCTACCAGTGTACCTGATGTTGAAGACAGAGCTGCAAGAATAAAATCTGAAGCTCAGCGACGTATGAATGAGCGTTTAGCTGCTATGGGTATAAAGCCCCGACAACAAAGAAGTGTTAGTGGTAATTCGTCAGCAAGCCCTTCGATGATTACCGTTACAAACGAAGCTCCTCAACTCAAGGAACAGTTTTCGAATCTCTCGATAAATAGTAAAGATGAACCATCTGTCTCATCTTTCAATACTGCTCCATCGaaccaagaaaagtcaCAAAATGTGAATGGAAATAAGGCTGGTGAGAATTTTGTAGAGCGTAAACAGATCCAGGAATCGGTTACCAAACCTGAACACGTAAGAAGGGATTCTGTTTCTCCTGTGTCGTCGGGATCTAGCACTTCATCCGTGAAAGAGGCTACAGCATCATCACCTCAGAGGGTACCATCAAGAGATGCTAAACCCTCATCGACACCATCCGGTGCCCATAGTGCTCTATCCTTTGAGCCTGTCACTCAGTTGCCTTCGACTCATTCGACTCCTGCGCCTGAGGCAATCAGCACGTCGAATGTCGAGCAGCCTACCTCGACACCACAGCCTCCTCCTTTATCTATGGCACCTCCAATGCCTGTTAATGCACCAAGTGTCCCTCGACCTTCTTCAACTCCACAACAAGTACCACCTGTTCCTAAGGAGTCTGTGTCTCCGACACCTCCTTTGCCTTCTGGTACGTCAAATACTTCCCAGCCTTCCACGGCGCCGCAgcagctttcttttgtaccTCCAGCACCTCCAGCACCTCCAACACCTTCAACACCTCCAGTAACCAATCCTACTTCAGCACCTCCCCCTGTACCTGCTGTTCCTGCCCCGTCTTTACCACCACAAGATCAGAAGCAAGTGAATACTTCTGCTATGGAGTCTGCCTTTCAACCACAAGTAAAACAACCTGATGCAAGCTCTCAAGCTCCTTCTTCTAAAGCTGCTCCAGCAATTCCTGCAGTTCCTCCTCCTTCAGCTCCCCCTGCGCCTCCCGCCTCGTCTGGTTTTAATCCTTTTTCGAAGTTTCCGCCTGCTCCACCTGCCCCGAAAATGAGCGGTAATGATTCGGATAACTGGAGCCAacatgaagatgaagaggaTAGTGAAGACGATGCGCAATCGAGCAAGGATGCGGCAGCTTTAGCTGCAAAATTATTTGGCGGCATGGCGCCCGTTCGACCACTTTCTACCTCTCCTGTAAAGCCGAGATCTACAAGTACAACACCCTCGTTGGCACCTCCAGCGCCTCCTTCAGCACCTCCTGCTGCACCACCGGCACCTCCAGCGCCTCCAGCACCTCCTTCAGCACCTCCTTCAGCACCTCCTGCTGCACCACCGGCTCCCCCTACTTCAGTACCAGCACCCATCGCAACTGTTCCAGGCGATAGAGGTCCTTTGCTGAATCAAATTCAAGCAGGTACTAGGTTGCGGAAATCGGTAACTAATGACAAAAGTAGGCCCCTTGGCGGGCGTGTGATAGACGGATCCAGCAATGGAGATAAATCGGCTTGGTACGGCAATTTGTCTTAA
- the tif302 gene encoding translation initiation factor eIF3b (p84): MSDSLVEEIKSQIVVRDDEINVSDLEAKLNVAKPVGYDTVVVIQGVPVVEESKVQDFYRFLTSRLFAKIGKVKENGLYMPVEDKDGKKMSNGIVFADFETVEFADLCVQELDGKQVVKNHVFVVRKLSQLEKALNTPEEFTFEEREFKEREHLRSWLADYYGRDQFISYYGNQVSVNWNRKSDIPEQIVNRENWTETYVQWSPLGTYLVSLHLRGIQLWGGESWNMCARFLHPYVKFIDFSPNENYLVSWSYEPVRLPPIGHPARENMPFTEEDEGKHCFVWDIASGRILRSFKIPPQLDNKDSKKVVWPLFKWSADDRFLARVNVGQSISIYETPSLSLVDKKALKIEGVQNFEWCPVSNALGGDNKEQLLAYWTPEVINQPARVALMSVPSKQTIRTKNLFNVSDCKLYWQSNGDFLSVKVDRHTKTKKSTFSNLEIFRIREKNIPVEVVELKDVILNFAWEPKSDRFAIISANDQILSSTNVKTTLSFYGFDHKKNTTSTFRHIASFDKKSLNSIFFAPNGRFLIGATLGSATQYDLEFYDVDFDTDKKEPDALANVQQIGSTEHFGMTELEWDPSGRYVTTSSTVWRHKLENGYRISDFRGTLLREEMIPDFKQFIWRPRPPTLLSKEDMKNIRRKLKDYNRLFDEEDIAETSSANRELAARRRTLISEWQKYREEVTAHVSEERAVVGQPLHSVLPADEEEVVQETVEEVISEQIETIED, encoded by the coding sequence ATGTCGGATAGCCTTGTTGAGGAGATTAAGAGTCAAATCGTCGTTCGAGACGATGAAATTAACGTCTCCGACTTGGAAGCCAAACTAAATGTTGCGAAACCTGTGGGTTACGACACGGTGGTCGTGATTCAAGGTGTTCCTGTCGTAGAAGAATCCAAAGTTCAGGATTTTTATCGCTTTTTAACGAGTAGATTGTTTGCCAAAATTGGCAAagtcaaagaaaatggtttGTACATGCCTGTGGAAGACAAAGACGGCAAGAAGATGTCGAATGGTATCGTGTTTGCAGACTTTGAAACCGTTGAATTTGCCGACCTCTGTGTACAAGAACTTGATGGAAAACAAGTTGTAAAGAATCACGTTTTCGTTGTCCGCAAGCTAAGCCAGCTTGAGAAGGCTTTGAACACCCCAGAAGAATTCACTTTTGAAGAACGTGAATTTAAAGAGCGTGAACACTTGCGTAGCTGGCTCGCTGACTATTATGGCCGTGACCAGTTTATTAGCTACTATGGAAATCAGGTTTCTGTCAACTGGAATCGCAAGAGTGATATTCCTGAGCAAATTGTCAACCGTGAAAATTGGACTGAAACTTATGTCCAATGGTCACCTTTAGGTACTTATTTAGTTTCTTTGCATCTTCGTGGTATCCAACTTTGGGGTGGCGAGTCATGGAACATGTGCGCTCGTTTTTTGCATCCATATGTGAAATTTATTGACTTTAGCCCTAACGAAAATTACCTCGTTTCTTGGTCTTATGAACCCGTCCGTCTTCCCCCTATTGGACACCCTGCTCGTGAAAACATGCCCTTTactgaagaagacgaaggAAAGCATTGTTTCGTTTGGGATATCGCCTCCGGTCGCATCCTTCGTTCTTTCAAGATTCCCCCCCAACTCGACAACAAGGATTCAAAAAAGGTGGTCTGGCCTCTTTTTAAGTGGTCTGCTGATGACCGTTTCCTCGCACGTGTCAATGTTGGCCAATCGATTTCGATTTACGAAActccttctctttctttggtCGATAAAAAGGCTCTTAAAATTGAAGGTGTTCAGAACTTTGAGTGGTGCCCCGTTTCCAATGCTCTTGGCGGAGACAACAAGGAGCAACTCTTAGCCTATTGGACTCCTGAAGTCATAAATCAACCTGCTCGTGTTGCTCTCATGAGTGTCCCATCCAAGCAGACTATTCGTACtaaaaatctttttaaTGTCTCTGATTGCAAGTTGTACTGGCAGTCCAATGGTGACTTCCTCAGCGTGAAAGTCGACCGTCATACCAAGACTAAAAAATCTACTTTCTCCAACTTGGAGATCTTCCGTATTCGTGAAAAGAACATACCCGTGGAAGTTGTTGAGCTTAAGGATGTTATACTCAATTTCGCTTGGGAGCCCAAGAGTGACAGATTTGCTATTATTTCTGCTAATGATCAAATCTTGAGTTCTACCAATGTCAAAACCactctttctttctatgGATTTGACCATAAAAAGAACACAACTAGTACATTCCGTCACATCGCTTCTTTTGATAAGAAATCTCTCAACTCCATCTTCTTCGCTCCTAATGGCAGATTTTTGATAGGTGCCACTCTCGGTTCCGCTACACAGTATGATTTGGAATTCTATGATGTGGACTTTGATACTGATAAAAAGGAACCTGATGCTTTGGCCAATGTTCAACAGATAGGTTCAACCGAACACTTTGGTATGACTGAACTTGAATGGGATCCAAGCGGACGCTATGTGACCACAAGCAGTACCGTCTGGCGCCACAAGCTTGAGAATGGCTACAGAATTTCGGACTTTAGAGGTACCCTTCTTCGCGAAGAAATGATTCCAGACTTTAAGCAATTTATATGGCGACCTCGTCCTCCTACTCTATTGTCTAAGGAAGACATGAAGAAcattagaagaaaacttaAAGATTACAATCGTCTCTTTGACGAAGAGGATATTGCCGAAACAAGCTCTGCCAATCGTGAATTGGCCGCTCGCAGAAGAACTCTTATCAGTGAATGGCAAAAATATAGAGAAGAAGTTACTGCTCATGTTTCTGAAGAGCGTGCCGTTGTTGGTCAACCTCTTCACTCTGTTCTTCCTGctgacgaagaagaagttgtCCAAGAAACTGTTGAAGAGGTTATTTCTGAACAAattgaaacaattgaagATTAA